A window from Dunckerocampus dactyliophorus isolate RoL2022-P2 chromosome 15, RoL_Ddac_1.1, whole genome shotgun sequence encodes these proteins:
- the si:dkey-21c1.4 gene encoding uncharacterized protein C17orf80 homolog produces the protein MSTEVCPFCGNSYKRLKSHLPHCKEAAKQPLTPDAPAASQTSNSLDADWPQKKGTKSSTLKKKVSVPPEVPEKNVKSTPPSSSSLKKQKLSEQIKMALVSSPASPASSSRPKKKSIRTSVEAPKPSQFSFVQSDPHRSTKSAYKPDKDRSDIPSPEPKAKSASKKKRSQIQSTAPLEVERVDLYDERSQEGSGGSLSRITLQHVGSPLGRTKSSGPTIQIQTHSPDLQRSHAHVSATLQAKALAAPKQASSTLTSHKTAPLTDLQPSQVSQVTPPPRTVNSLMEGLRHRAELPSAFLGHFSGPPSRAENALMTQRKTENCSGRGFGQVMLRELPGWLAFRTPCRPKDVVEMMQRGWGWYYRKYIDVRKGGIGGVGMLLAGYCVLSYIWSYPHLKRDRWRKYH, from the exons ATGAGCACTG AGGTGTGTCCATTCTGTGGGAATTCCTACAAAAGATTGAAGAGCCACCTTCCCCACTGCAAGGAAGCAGCCAAGCAACCTTTAACCCCCGATGCCCCGGCAGCATCGCAGACATCTAACAGCCTGGATGCAGACTGGCCCCAAAAGAAGGGGACAAAGTCATCAACACTCAAAAAGAAAGTTTCAGTGCCACCGGAGGTGCCCGAGAAAAATGTAAAGTCAACACCACCCTCATCTTCGTCTCTTAAGAAGCAAAAGTTGTCTGAACAAATCAAAATGGCCCTCGTCTCCTCGCCGGCATCTCCTGCTTCCTCTTCTAGACCAAAGAAGAAGAGCATCCGCACTTCCGTCGAAGCACCAAAACCAAGCCAGTTTTCATTTGTACAAAGCGATCCTCACAGATCCACCAAGTCTGCATACAAACCAGACAAAGATCGCTCAGACATTCCCTCCCCTGAGCCCAAAGCTAAAAGTGCCTCTAAAAAGAAACGGTCTCAAATCCAAAGTACGGCTCCTTTAGAAGTAGAGCGAGTGGACCTCTATGACGAAAGAAGCCAGGAAGGAAGTGGGGGCAGTCTGTCCAGGATTACACTGCAGCATGTTGGGAGCCCGTTAGGCAGGACTAAAAGCAGCGGGCCGACCATTCAGATCCAAACACACAGTCCAGATTTACAAAGGAGTCATGCTCACGTGAGCGCCACGTTGCAAGCAAAGGCGCTAGCTGCACCTAAACAAGCATCTTCCACACTAACCTCTCACAAGACTGCTCCTCTCACTGATCTCCAGCCATCACAGGTGAGCCAGGTCACGCCCCCTCCACGCACAGTCAACAGCCTCATGGAGGGCCTTCGTCACAGAGCTGAACTCCCCTCTGCCTTTCTgggccacttttccggcccgccGTCAAGAGCTGAAAATGCTTTAATGACCCAAAGGAAGACAGAGAATTGCTCTg GGCGCGGCTTTGGTCAGGTGATGCTGAGGGAGCTGCCCGGGTGGCTGGCCTTCAGGACCCCTTGCCGCCCAAAGGATGTGGTGGAAATGATGCAGAGAG GCTGGGGGTGGTACTACAGAAAGTATATTGACGTGAGGAAAGGTGGCATTGGCGGCGTGGGCATGCTGTTGGCAGGGTATTGTGTGCTCAGCTACATCTGGTCTTACCCCCATCTTA AGCGTGATCGCTGGAGGAAGTACCACTAG